A single Calidifontibacter indicus DNA region contains:
- a CDS encoding WD40/YVTN/BNR-like repeat-containing protein: MRRLGLVTLTALALTVPPFGATADAAPSGPSGQPAAKAFAGNWKQSVLDPDQNFRGLAAVSRSQAWVSGESLTGGKAKVFRTTDSGKTWKDVTPPGTEGLSFRDVEVNGKVAHVLAIGPGQDSRIYRSTDGGATWAETFRNTDEAAFYDCMAFYPGGQRGLAVSDPVDGKLRILATTDAGRSWKVLPNEGMPASDNEYGFAASGDCLTTVGNTAFLITGGSKSRALRSDDGGLTWTASDNRIPAGESAGGFAGDFADQRHGIAVGGDFADPTDVQDTASYTTDGRTWTGGISLTHVGEDVSFLGGPWTAVAAGDYRGSTGTSLTTDGGRTWTRVSDQGYHAIECLPGGVCWAAGRKGAVARG, from the coding sequence ATGCGACGACTCGGACTCGTGACCCTGACCGCCCTCGCCCTCACCGTTCCTCCCTTCGGCGCCACCGCCGATGCCGCGCCGTCCGGCCCGTCGGGCCAGCCGGCCGCCAAGGCGTTCGCGGGCAACTGGAAGCAGAGCGTGCTCGACCCCGACCAGAACTTCCGCGGACTCGCCGCCGTGAGCAGGTCGCAGGCGTGGGTCAGCGGCGAGAGCCTGACCGGGGGCAAGGCCAAGGTCTTCCGCACCACCGACTCGGGCAAGACATGGAAAGACGTCACCCCGCCCGGCACCGAGGGCCTGTCGTTCCGCGACGTCGAGGTCAACGGCAAGGTCGCGCACGTGCTCGCGATCGGGCCCGGCCAGGACTCCCGCATCTACCGCAGCACCGACGGCGGCGCGACCTGGGCCGAGACGTTCCGCAACACCGACGAGGCGGCGTTCTACGACTGCATGGCGTTCTACCCCGGCGGCCAGCGCGGTCTCGCGGTGAGCGACCCGGTCGACGGCAAGCTGCGCATCCTCGCGACCACCGACGCCGGACGCAGCTGGAAGGTGTTGCCCAACGAGGGAATGCCTGCCTCCGACAACGAGTACGGCTTCGCGGCGAGCGGCGACTGCCTGACGACCGTCGGCAACACGGCGTTCCTCATCACCGGCGGGTCGAAGTCGCGCGCGCTGCGCTCCGACGACGGCGGGCTCACCTGGACGGCCAGCGACAACCGCATCCCCGCGGGCGAATCGGCCGGCGGGTTCGCCGGAGACTTCGCCGACCAGCGGCACGGCATCGCCGTCGGCGGCGACTTCGCCGACCCGACCGACGTGCAGGACACCGCCTCCTACACGACCGACGGACGCACCTGGACCGGCGGGATCAGCCTCACCCACGTCGGCGAGGACGTCTCCTTCTTGGGCGGGCCGTGGACGGCGGTCGCGGCCGGCGACTACCGCGGCTCGACCGGCACCAGCCTCACCACCGACGGCGGCCGCACCTGGACGCGGGTGAGCGACCAGGGCTACCACGCGATCGAGTGCCTCCCCGGCGGTGTGTGCTGGGCGGCCGGCAGGAAGGGAGCCGTCGCCCGCGGCTGA
- a CDS encoding DUF6891 domain-containing protein, which produces MTECSDDELRTCAMELVHPGFLDLDDAKQAITEIWELPEGDPRATAVVDEVWRAHSATLAATDRPSQYSRMAAAFSDLGERGVVARMNFTCCNTCAVSEIDDEREPGGSSDYPFQEWGYAYFHSQDAERLAELPTQLYIGFGVFPGSPQLPKPEPGLSQEQWTQRHLAADGAVAQLVVDRLRAHGLPVVWSGDPQQRIVVPIDDWRKPLPDSSDSFGGAAFQDPAEGAQVSSGFFSGLRKRLRGS; this is translated from the coding sequence ATGACCGAATGCTCCGACGACGAACTGCGCACCTGCGCGATGGAGCTGGTCCACCCCGGCTTCCTCGACCTCGACGACGCGAAGCAGGCCATCACCGAAATCTGGGAACTGCCCGAGGGTGACCCGCGGGCCACAGCGGTCGTCGACGAGGTGTGGCGCGCCCACTCCGCGACGTTGGCCGCGACTGACAGGCCGAGCCAATACAGCCGGATGGCAGCGGCGTTCAGCGACCTCGGCGAGCGCGGCGTCGTCGCCCGGATGAACTTCACCTGCTGCAACACCTGTGCCGTCAGCGAGATCGATGACGAACGCGAACCGGGCGGCAGCTCGGACTACCCGTTCCAGGAGTGGGGCTATGCCTACTTCCACTCCCAGGACGCCGAGCGACTCGCCGAACTGCCGACGCAGCTCTACATCGGCTTCGGGGTCTTCCCGGGCAGCCCGCAGCTGCCCAAGCCCGAACCCGGGCTCTCCCAGGAGCAGTGGACGCAGCGGCATCTGGCCGCCGATGGCGCGGTGGCACAGCTCGTCGTCGACCGGCTGCGCGCCCACGGGTTGCCGGTCGTCTGGTCGGGCGACCCGCAGCAGAGGATCGTCGTGCCGATCGACGACTGGCGAAAGCCGCTGCCTGACAGCTCCGACTCCTTCGGTGGTGCCGCATTCCAGGATCCCGCCGAAGGTGCGCAGGTTTCGAGCGGGTTCTTCAGCGGCTTGCGCAAGCGCCTGCGCGGGTCGTGA
- a CDS encoding DEAD/DEAH box helicase, whose amino-acid sequence MSDNTFARFGVPTSLIRVLADQGITEPTPIQAATLPDSLAGRDVLGRGRTGSGKTFAFLLPVVARLVASPTKRAPKRPRALILAPTRELAGQIEASLKPLAAVAGLRSHTVFGGVGQNPQAAALAKGLDVLVACPGRLEDLVSQGLCDLSAIEITVLDEADHMADLGFLPVVKRILDKTPKNGQRLLFSATLDRGIDVLVKRYLHDPVTHHADSAQSPVASMEHHVLHVAKDDRLPVLVDLTAAPGRTVVFTRTKHGAKKLAKQLVAQGVPAVDLHGNLSQNARVRNMDAFHNGTVRTLVATDIAARGIHVDDVSLVVHADPPAEHKAYLHRSGRTARAGAAGTVVTLMLDEQRKDVRDLTKAAGIKPTTTTVDPKHPLLSELAPGERTFVAPSDIPVVAAPPQQAKQAGQGRRRSGGAGRSGGARSGAGAQNSGGQRQGGGRGRGGSSNGSTQRPAGAGQRPAAGSQRQGGQRQAAQTRTQPEGQGARRSRGPRRASSPATRG is encoded by the coding sequence TTGTCTGACAACACTTTTGCGCGCTTCGGCGTGCCCACTTCGCTCATCCGTGTCCTGGCTGACCAGGGCATCACCGAGCCCACCCCGATTCAGGCCGCGACGCTGCCCGACTCGCTCGCCGGCCGCGACGTGCTCGGCCGTGGCCGCACCGGCTCCGGCAAGACCTTCGCGTTCCTGCTGCCGGTCGTCGCCCGCCTCGTGGCTTCCCCGACCAAGCGCGCCCCGAAGCGTCCGCGCGCGCTGATCCTCGCCCCGACCCGTGAGCTCGCCGGTCAGATCGAGGCCTCGCTCAAGCCGCTCGCCGCCGTCGCCGGTCTGCGTTCGCACACCGTCTTCGGTGGTGTCGGCCAGAACCCGCAGGCCGCCGCGCTGGCCAAGGGCCTCGACGTGCTCGTCGCCTGCCCCGGCCGCCTGGAAGACCTTGTCTCCCAGGGACTTTGCGACCTCAGCGCGATCGAGATCACCGTGCTCGACGAGGCCGACCACATGGCCGACCTCGGCTTCCTGCCGGTGGTGAAGCGCATCCTCGACAAGACCCCGAAGAACGGTCAGCGACTGCTCTTCTCGGCCACCCTCGACCGTGGCATCGACGTGCTGGTGAAGCGTTACCTGCACGACCCGGTGACCCACCACGCCGACAGCGCGCAGTCGCCGGTCGCCTCGATGGAGCACCACGTGCTGCACGTCGCCAAGGACGACCGCCTGCCGGTGCTCGTCGACCTCACCGCGGCCCCCGGGCGCACGGTCGTCTTCACGCGCACCAAGCACGGCGCGAAGAAGCTCGCGAAGCAGCTTGTCGCACAAGGCGTTCCGGCCGTCGACCTGCACGGCAACCTGAGCCAGAACGCGCGCGTGCGCAACATGGACGCGTTCCACAACGGCACCGTCCGCACGCTGGTCGCGACCGACATCGCGGCCCGCGGCATCCACGTCGACGACGTGTCGCTGGTCGTGCACGCCGACCCGCCGGCCGAGCACAAGGCTTACCTGCACCGTTCGGGCCGCACCGCGCGCGCCGGCGCCGCGGGCACCGTCGTCACGCTGATGCTCGACGAGCAGCGCAAGGACGTCCGCGACCTCACCAAGGCTGCGGGCATCAAGCCGACGACCACCACGGTCGACCCGAAGCACCCGCTGCTGAGCGAGCTCGCCCCCGGCGAGCGCACCTTCGTCGCGCCGAGCGACATCCCGGTCGTCGCCGCCCCGCCGCAGCAGGCGAAGCAGGCCGGCCAGGGCCGTCGCCGCAGTGGCGGCGCGGGCCGGTCGGGTGGCGCGCGATCCGGTGCCGGCGCGCAGAACTCCGGCGGTCAGCGCCAGGGTGGCGGACGCGGACGCGGCGGTTCGTCGAACGGCTCGACCCAGCGTCCGGCCGGTGCCGGGCAGCGTCCGGCCGCCGGCAGCCAGCGCCAGGGCGGACAGCGCCAGGCAGCACAGACCCGCACCCAGCCGGAGGGCCAGGGCGCGCGTCGCTCGCGCGGTCCGCGTCGGGCGAGCAGCCCGGCCACCCGCGGCTGA
- the surE gene encoding 5'/3'-nucleotidase SurE codes for MHILITNDDGIGSAGLAVLARAALQRGHTVQVAAPAHEYSGASASLAGEEKDGKIVLVEADPPGMPHDVECVGVRAAPGLITFLACYGAFGDKPDLVMSGCNLGANTGHATLHSGTVGAAHTAVTHDVLGLAVSVTSADPQHWDTVERVTGIALEWIEQAGFNGHVLNINVPDVAWKQLRGLRGAHLAPFGAVQARIDDRFTEGLAVTYVAEAGDDEPGSDHHLLTQGWATATWLRAPVDNMHLPLPEFVGAADGSDVQEYQPDSARVMTTREAQ; via the coding sequence ATGCACATTCTCATCACCAACGACGACGGCATCGGGTCGGCCGGGCTCGCAGTGCTCGCACGAGCCGCCCTGCAGCGCGGTCATACCGTGCAGGTGGCGGCCCCGGCGCACGAGTACTCCGGCGCGTCGGCATCCCTTGCCGGCGAGGAAAAGGACGGCAAAATCGTTCTGGTGGAGGCCGATCCGCCCGGCATGCCGCACGACGTCGAATGCGTCGGGGTGCGGGCCGCACCGGGTCTCATCACCTTCCTGGCCTGCTACGGCGCCTTCGGCGACAAACCCGACCTGGTGATGTCGGGGTGCAACCTCGGCGCCAACACCGGCCACGCGACGCTGCATTCGGGCACCGTCGGAGCAGCCCACACCGCGGTGACCCACGACGTGCTGGGGCTGGCCGTCTCGGTCACCTCCGCCGACCCGCAGCACTGGGACACGGTGGAGCGAGTGACCGGCATCGCGCTGGAATGGATCGAGCAGGCCGGATTCAACGGACACGTGCTCAACATCAACGTGCCCGACGTCGCCTGGAAGCAACTGCGCGGACTGCGGGGCGCCCACCTGGCACCGTTCGGCGCCGTGCAGGCCCGCATCGACGACCGGTTCACCGAGGGCCTCGCCGTCACGTACGTCGCCGAGGCGGGCGACGACGAACCCGGCTCCGACCATCACCTGCTCACTCAGGGCTGGGCGACCGCGACCTGGCTACGAGCGCCCGTCGACAACATGCACCTTCCGTTGCCCGAGTTCGTCGGCGCCGCCGACGGATCGGATGTGCAGGAGTACCAACCTGATTCGGCTCGCGTCATGACCACGCGGGAGGCGCAGTGA